DNA sequence from the Gemmatimonadota bacterium genome:
GGGGATCGGTCCCTTGGAGGGAGCGACCGGCAGCGTGGAGATGGTCTTCCACTCGCTGTCGATCACGCGCAACTCGACGGCCGCGCGATCGGGCACGATGACGCTCTGCGTCACCACGGGGAGGCCGGGGAGTCCGCGTTCGAGCATCGGGGCGGCACCCGGAAGAACGATGCGTGCGTGGGGTGCGCCGTTCACATCGACGGAGGACGACTCGAATCCCGGCACCTCAATGGTAAGCACCACTCGATCCGGGCCGGACTGGACGATTTCCATGTTGGGTTCGGCTCCGGGCACCGAGTCTTCAGAAATGGGTGTCCACTCCGCGGCGGATGCCCCGGCGGCGAAGAAGAAGGCAGCAAGTGCGGCAATCGAGGTGAAGGCGCGGCGAGGGGACCAGGGAGTCATCGATTCCTCCGAACGGAGTCAAGGGGTCGCGTCCGGTCCGGCGAGAGACCGACGACAAAGGGGGGGGAAGAGCCACAGACACCGAAGGATATCGCATTCGGCAATGTCCCTTCAAGTGCCCCCGGACGCGAGCCACGAAAAAGGCCCCCGGGGAAGTCCCCGAGGGCCGGCTTTCGTCAAAGTTCGCCGATCGTGACGCGGCGTTACCGGGTGAGTACCAGCTTTTTCGTCGCGGACAGATCCGGTCCCGCGACGCGGTAGAAGTACACGCCACTCGCCACGGTCATACCGGAGTCGTCCCGTCCATCCCAGACGATCTCGTGAGTCCCGGCGACATGCTGCCCGTGCACGAGACCCCGGACCTTGCGTCCGCTCGCGTCATAGACATCCAGCGCCACCGAACCGGCGCTCGTGATGGAGTAGGAGATGGTTGCCGACTCGTTGAACGGGTTCGGCACGACACTGGTTCCGGCGACTACCACGCCACCCAGTTCGCCCACTCCAGTGGAGGACTGGCAGTCCACATCCACGGCACTGGAGAACCCGCTTGCGGAGTTCGCCGTGTCGATGGCACGGATGCGGTAGGTGTAGATGTGGTTTTCAGTCCACCACACCTCGTCATACCACTGGAAGTCCGTCTCGGACGGCTCTGCGTCGATCGCGACCTGCGCGACAAGCGCTTCGGCGCCGCCCATGTTGTCCGAGCGGTAGACCTCGTAGAACTTGATCGCCTCGGCACCGCCGCTCACATCGAAGTCGACCGGATCCCAGTCGAGCTTGACATTCGGGCCGCCGAGGTCGTCGACCACGGGGTCCATGCAGCTGATCGTCAGCCCGGACACCGGCTTGGGGTTCATGCAGTCGATGACATAGTCCTGGATCACGCCGCCGACGGGCTTCTGGCGCTGCTCGTCCCAGAGCGTGATCGGAATGTGCGCGGTCTCGCCGTGCGCCGCATTCGGGGACTGGACCTCGATCTGCCAGTCCATTCCACCGTTGGGCACCCAGAACGGACCCGGGTTGTAGGTCACATTCCAGTGGGACGGGACCTGGACATCGTCGAAGCGCGGCGGCGTTCCCAGCCGGACACTGGCGTAGACGCCGTCGCCGGTCGGGTTGTCGCCCGGGAGCAGCCGGATCTTCGATGTCCTCTCGAAGAGGCCGGGGCAGCCGACTGACCGCATTCCGCCCGCACGCGACACCAGGACCTGGTGGTTCACCTGCGCGACATTGTTGTCGTTTGGCGGGTACTCGCTGTTCTGCGGGTCCAGGCTGTGCACGGCGACTCCGCCGATGCAGTAGTGGTCCACCAGCGGCGGAGCCACCGGATAGTTGAAGACCACATAGTCTTCCACGATGTCCCCGGGGTTCATGACCGGGATCGTGTAGGTGTCAATCAGCGTGCCCGTGGACGGCCACAGCTGGCCCATGGCCGGATCCGCGTAGTACAGCTCGACATCCACGCCTGCCAGCGTGTCGCCGCTCGTGTTCTCAACGCGGAACCACAGATGATTGGCCACGCCGTCAGCCGGGTAGTCATCCGTTCCGTCGTCATTGTTGTCGATCCACAGGTCCGGGCTGCCCCACCAGTAGCTGCAATTGGTGATCTCGGCACAGCCGTCGGTCGAGCAGTCGTGCATGCACAGGTCCGCCGTGGTGGTGACGCCCACCTCGAACTCCGCGCAGATCCAGCCGGGCTCGCCCGTGGCTCCGCCCGTGCAGGAGTCGATGTTCCGCACGGCCACACCGGTTGCGGCGCCCGAGTAGGCGCGCGTGTCGGGGACCGACGCTCCGTCGAAGGTGACCTGCGTCGACGGGCACCAGGGGTCGTCCGCGTCTCCGCGATTCACATTGGCGTCGAGGTCATCCGCGTTCGCGGCGTGGCTCGCGCTTGTCGCGTCGGCGCACTCGACATCGATCGCCTTGTGCGTCTCATCCGCGTTCACGGAGTTGGAGTTGTCGTTTGCATCGTAG
Encoded proteins:
- a CDS encoding M6 family metalloprotease domain-containing protein encodes the protein MLRNTPGLAGLRTSALSALALSCILFAQAAVAGPRICAFPTDGSPLPEHVKEARLRSDGPIETPGGYRALLERTLQNRRQLRDGIVSEREATDNGGLRITGTKDFPVFPFLYSNTGAAPFTQASLEDQLFTGPWPTGTMKEYYEEISYGLFSVDGMVDNWYTLANNDGYYEGVNNGLGADAELGELMTEILNARDGAINFGQYDNDGPDGVPNSGDDDGYVDFIAFITPDVGGECGATGGDNIWSHKWSISGWTGTYYETGDAASAAGVANIRINEYFIAAGQACAGGQNGMGVYCHEFGHALGIADLYDTNDGNGASSGIGHWGLMGAGNWNTPDHPSHMTAWSKERLGWLHYYNVTRDNQELCLPPVETHQVAARVWTDGDTTSAEYFVVENRQQIGFDVDLHAPGLVIYHIDDDTYDANDNSNSVNADETHKAIDVECADATSASHAANADDLDANVNRGDADDPWCPSTQVTFDGASVPDTRAYSGAATGVAVRNIDSCTGGATGEPGWICAEFEVGVTTTADLCMHDCSTDGCAEITNCSYWWGSPDLWIDNNDDGTDDYPADGVANHLWFRVENTSGDTLAGVDVELYYADPAMGQLWPSTGTLIDTYTIPVMNPGDIVEDYVVFNYPVAPPLVDHYCIGGVAVHSLDPQNSEYPPNDNNVAQVNHQVLVSRAGGMRSVGCPGLFERTSKIRLLPGDNPTGDGVYASVRLGTPPRFDDVQVPSHWNVTYNPGPFWVPNGGMDWQIEVQSPNAAHGETAHIPITLWDEQRQKPVGGVIQDYVIDCMNPKPVSGLTISCMDPVVDDLGGPNVKLDWDPVDFDVSGGAEAIKFYEVYRSDNMGGAEALVAQVAIDAEPSETDFQWYDEVWWTENHIYTYRIRAIDTANSASGFSSAVDVDCQSSTGVGELGGVVVAGTSVVPNPFNESATISYSITSAGSVALDVYDASGRKVRGLVHGQHVAGTHEIVWDGRDDSGMTVASGVYFYRVAGPDLSATKKLVLTR